One Thiocapsa bogorovii DNA segment encodes these proteins:
- a CDS encoding xanthine dehydrogenase family protein molybdopterin-binding subunit, with translation MAKVEALKIDWDYGEKGNLTTDSIIEGLRSGAVEDGEVAWEAGDIAEAFAEHRTLVEAEYLQPFQAHVPLEPMNCTAHFRDDGRLEIWAPTQSPSAAYNVAKSITQSKIRRGLEEVREKLLGFRDESVDVHTTLLGGGFGRRLQQDYVAEVVKIAQHYNRPVQLVWTREEDVQHDHYHPMTLHKLKGVLDDNGMPVAWDHLVAGHNVSAEGAAPHPYAIGHSRVSVLDYATIIPKGAWRSVAPHYNVFAVEHFLDELALAGKQDPVELRLKLLGDQPRLRKVLEMVADSANWSNGLGRGVAMGAGVVSRWGSHVAQVVEVAATATDGWRVKKVTCAIDCGIVINPDIVRQQMEGSIVFGLSAATKSKITIKNGRVEQSNFHNYPILGIHETPEIEVLIVQSEEEPGGIGEPGVPPLAPALANALLVATGQPVRELPLKLG, from the coding sequence ATGGCCAAAGTCGAGGCGTTGAAGATCGATTGGGATTATGGTGAAAAGGGAAATCTGACGACTGATTCGATTATCGAAGGACTACGCAGCGGTGCTGTAGAAGATGGTGAGGTTGCATGGGAAGCCGGTGATATAGCCGAAGCATTTGCGGAACACAGAACACTTGTGGAGGCGGAGTATCTGCAACCTTTCCAGGCGCATGTGCCGCTGGAGCCGATGAATTGTACCGCTCATTTCAGGGACGACGGACGACTGGAAATCTGGGCGCCAACGCAATCTCCAAGTGCGGCTTACAATGTTGCAAAGTCGATTACGCAGTCGAAGATCAGGCGCGGTCTGGAAGAGGTTAGGGAAAAACTGCTCGGTTTTCGTGATGAGAGTGTCGACGTCCATACTACATTGCTTGGTGGCGGCTTCGGCAGGAGACTTCAGCAGGACTATGTCGCGGAAGTTGTGAAGATCGCGCAACACTACAATAGACCGGTCCAGTTGGTCTGGACGCGGGAAGAGGACGTACAGCACGACCACTATCATCCGATGACTCTTCATAAGCTGAAAGGAGTCCTGGATGACAATGGAATGCCGGTTGCTTGGGACCATCTTGTCGCGGGTCATAACGTATCGGCCGAAGGCGCAGCACCTCATCCCTATGCGATCGGTCATTCTCGCGTCTCGGTGCTTGACTACGCGACAATCATTCCGAAAGGCGCTTGGCGTTCCGTGGCTCCGCACTATAATGTGTTTGCCGTTGAGCATTTCCTGGATGAATTGGCCTTGGCGGGAAAGCAGGATCCGGTCGAATTACGCCTTAAACTGCTTGGTGATCAACCTCGGCTGCGGAAGGTCCTGGAGATGGTGGCAGACAGCGCCAATTGGTCCAACGGTTTGGGTCGTGGAGTTGCAATGGGTGCCGGGGTGGTTTCCCGCTGGGGTAGTCATGTCGCCCAGGTTGTCGAAGTGGCCGCGACCGCAACGGATGGTTGGAGAGTCAAGAAGGTCACGTGTGCCATTGACTGCGGCATCGTGATCAACCCGGACATCGTCAGGCAACAGATGGAGGGCTCAATCGTATTCGGCCTATCGGCAGCCACAAAATCAAAAATCACGATCAAGAATGGCCGGGTGGAGCAGAGTAACTTTCATAATTATCCGATTCTGGGTATCCATGAAACTCCAGAGATAGAGGTATTGATCGTCCAAAGCGAGGAAGAGCCGGGTGGTATTGGTGAACCGGGTGTTCCGCCGTTAGCACCGGCACTAGCGAATGCACTGTTGGTGGCAACAGGGCAGCCTGTGCGGGAATTACCGCTGAAGTTAGGTTGA
- a CDS encoding type I restriction endonuclease subunit R: protein MNGDTAHRERHFEASILAQLEKEGWLVGDTRHFDIEHALYPDDLIAWLEETQPEKWAKLQKDHGERARAVLLDRLVGALERQGTIHVLRRGFSIAGCGHIDLSETAPKDRRNADVLKRYAANRLRVVPQLQYHPARKLAIDLVFFINGLPVATVELKTDFTQSAEAAMEQYRTDRLPFDPKTKRREPLLTFKRGAIVHFAMSDSDVRMATRLDGENTRFLPFNRGHEGRAGNPPRADGDYPVAYMWEWVWQRDAWLRIFHSFVYIEKKDAVDLRGNWSKRETLIFPRFHQWESVNAMVADAKPNGPGLSYLCEHSAGSGKTSTIAWTAHDLVKLRRDNGEPVFNSVIIVTDRTVLDSQLQDAVKQIDHQFGMIAAIDRQTSAKPKSKQLADALLDGTPIIVVTIQTFPHALEAILTEEGLKDKRFAVIIDEAHNSQTGTTATKLQAVLSLTAKGDLAELTVEELLERLQKSRIRPKNISYFAFTATPKHSTFELFGTRPDPSRRSAKDNLPGSFRRYRMRQAIDEGFILDVLRGYVPYQTAFNLAKQFEDTKRVSGKRAKKALAQWMTLHPTNVTQKVQFIIEHFSRNVAPLLDGKAKAMVVTSSRAAVVRYKKGLDRYIETHPEHSGIRALVAFSGKLTGKQVMHADDERLAEDVFEVGAGEEFTEISMNPGLPSPDLRRVFDRPEYRVMLVADKFQTGFDQPKLVAMYIDKKIANDVEIVQTFSRLNRTHPGKDETFIIDFVNDPENVRRAFAMFDEGARIEEAQDPNVVYEIKDALDAAGLYEPDDLADFKAARFKSLRDIASARDPQHKALYAATERPTRRFNERLKVLRDAVSTWEGAFEKAHREGNTVAEKAADYQRRDFAKQMADLTSFRSGLSRFCRAYTYIAQLIDLGEPELESFAAFAKLLRKRLDGDTPETIDLKGLLLTGFDIKAKQDDVKPETDKPSLKPMGPGGASGPDDPDYLKEIIERLNRLFGDAAPLRDQAVFVNHIVSIAKENAVVMAQVENSARDLALKGSLPGAVRQGVVRALKSHQGLAMRVLREDRQAMDGLTDIVFELIHSGRLIDLDDTNMGMTPE from the coding sequence ATGAATGGCGATACCGCGCATCGGGAAAGGCATTTCGAGGCATCCATCCTTGCCCAGTTGGAAAAGGAGGGCTGGCTGGTCGGCGACACGCGCCACTTCGACATTGAGCACGCGCTCTATCCCGACGACCTCATCGCCTGGCTGGAGGAGACCCAACCCGAGAAGTGGGCGAAGCTCCAGAAGGATCACGGCGAGCGCGCACGCGCGGTGCTGCTGGATCGTCTTGTCGGAGCATTGGAGCGGCAAGGCACCATCCATGTGTTGAGACGCGGCTTTTCGATCGCCGGGTGCGGTCACATCGACCTCTCCGAGACCGCGCCCAAAGACCGGCGCAACGCGGACGTGCTCAAGCGCTATGCCGCCAACCGATTGCGGGTAGTGCCCCAACTCCAGTATCACCCAGCGCGCAAGCTGGCGATCGATCTGGTGTTCTTCATCAACGGGCTGCCGGTGGCTACCGTGGAGCTGAAGACCGACTTCACCCAGTCGGCCGAGGCGGCCATGGAGCAATACCGAACCGACCGACTCCCGTTCGATCCCAAGACCAAGCGCCGCGAGCCGTTGTTGACCTTCAAGCGCGGGGCGATCGTCCATTTCGCCATGTCCGATTCGGATGTTCGCATGGCGACCCGGCTCGACGGGGAGAATACCCGCTTCCTGCCCTTCAACCGGGGCCATGAGGGGCGCGCGGGCAATCCGCCGCGCGCCGATGGGGATTATCCGGTCGCCTACATGTGGGAGTGGGTCTGGCAACGGGATGCCTGGCTGCGGATCTTCCACAGCTTCGTCTATATCGAGAAGAAGGATGCGGTGGACCTGCGCGGCAACTGGTCCAAGCGCGAAACCCTCATCTTTCCGCGCTTCCATCAGTGGGAGTCGGTCAACGCGATGGTCGCCGACGCCAAGCCTAACGGGCCGGGTCTGTCGTATCTCTGCGAGCACAGCGCCGGCTCGGGCAAGACCAGCACCATCGCTTGGACCGCGCACGATCTCGTCAAGTTGCGCCGGGACAACGGCGAGCCGGTTTTCAACAGCGTCATCATCGTCACGGATCGCACGGTGCTGGATAGCCAGCTCCAGGACGCCGTCAAGCAGATCGACCATCAATTCGGGATGATCGCGGCGATCGACCGGCAGACATCCGCGAAGCCCAAGAGCAAACAGTTGGCGGATGCCCTGTTGGACGGTACCCCCATCATCGTGGTGACCATCCAGACCTTTCCCCATGCCCTGGAGGCTATCCTCACGGAGGAAGGTCTGAAGGACAAACGATTCGCGGTGATCATCGACGAGGCCCACAATTCTCAGACCGGTACCACGGCGACCAAGCTCCAGGCCGTGCTCTCGCTGACAGCCAAGGGCGATCTAGCCGAGCTGACCGTGGAGGAATTGCTGGAGAGACTCCAGAAATCCCGCATTCGCCCCAAGAACATCAGCTACTTTGCCTTCACGGCGACGCCCAAGCATTCCACATTTGAGTTATTCGGGACGCGACCTGACCCCTCGCGACGGTCTGCGAAGGACAATCTGCCTGGGTCGTTTCGCCGTTACCGCATGCGTCAGGCCATTGATGAGGGCTTCATCCTTGACGTGCTGCGCGGTTACGTGCCCTACCAGACGGCTTTCAATCTGGCCAAGCAGTTCGAGGACACCAAGCGGGTGAGCGGCAAGCGCGCTAAAAAAGCGCTGGCGCAGTGGATGACCCTGCACCCCACCAACGTCACCCAGAAGGTCCAGTTCATCATCGAGCACTTCAGCCGTAACGTCGCCCCGTTGCTGGATGGCAAGGCCAAGGCGATGGTGGTGACCAGCTCACGCGCGGCGGTCGTGCGCTACAAGAAGGGCCTCGACCGTTACATCGAGACCCACCCGGAGCATTCAGGAATCCGTGCCCTTGTGGCTTTTTCCGGCAAGCTCACCGGCAAGCAGGTGATGCATGCCGATGACGAGCGTCTGGCAGAGGACGTTTTTGAAGTGGGCGCGGGCGAGGAGTTCACCGAGATCAGCATGAACCCGGGCCTGCCAAGCCCGGATCTGCGCCGGGTTTTCGACCGCCCCGAGTATCGGGTGATGCTGGTCGCCGACAAATTCCAGACGGGCTTCGACCAGCCGAAGCTGGTGGCCATGTACATCGATAAGAAGATCGCCAACGATGTCGAGATCGTCCAGACCTTCTCGCGCCTCAACCGGACGCATCCCGGCAAGGACGAAACCTTCATCATCGATTTCGTGAACGACCCCGAGAATGTGCGGCGCGCTTTTGCGATGTTCGACGAGGGCGCGCGCATCGAGGAGGCGCAGGATCCCAATGTTGTCTACGAGATCAAGGATGCACTCGACGCGGCCGGTCTATACGAGCCCGATGACCTCGCGGATTTCAAGGCGGCGCGCTTCAAGAGCCTCCGCGACATCGCCAGTGCGCGCGATCCCCAGCACAAGGCACTCTACGCCGCGACCGAGCGCCCTACGCGGCGGTTCAACGAGCGGTTGAAGGTCCTGCGTGATGCGGTCAGCACCTGGGAAGGGGCTTTCGAGAAGGCCCATCGCGAGGGCAACACGGTCGCCGAGAAGGCAGCCGACTACCAGCGACGCGACTTCGCCAAACAGATGGCGGATCTGACGAGCTTCAGAAGCGGACTCAGCCGCTTCTGTCGCGCCTACACCTATATCGCCCAATTGATTGATCTCGGCGAACCCGAGCTGGAGAGCTTTGCCGCCTTCGCCAAGCTGCTGCGCAAGCGGCTGGATGGGGACACGCCCGAGACCATCGACCTGAAAGGGCTGTTGCTGACCGGCTTCGACATCAAGGCCAAGCAGGACGATGTCAAACCCGAGACCGACAAACCGTCATTGAAACCGATGGGGCCGGGTGGCGCGAGTGGTCCGGATGACCCCGACTACCTGAAAGAGATCATCGAGCGACTGAATCGACTGTTCGGCGATGCTGCTCCACTGCGAGACCAGGCCGTCTTCGTCAACCACATCGTCTCGATCGCCAAGGAAAACGCGGTAGTCATGGCTCAAGTCGAGAACAGCGCGCGGGACCTGGCTTTGAAAGGCAGTCTGCCCGGAGCGGTCAGGCAGGGCGTCGTCAGGGCACTCAAATCCCACCAGGGGCTTGCGATGCGTGTCCTGAGAGAAGACCGGCAGGCGATGGATGGGCTCACGGACATCGTCTTCGAGCTGATTCATAGCGGCCGTTTGATTGACCTGGATGATACGAACATGGGCATGACACCTGAGTGA
- a CDS encoding TOBE domain-containing protein, with the protein MTDRPDDRIDTAASLWLDRNDQGFVGRGRIELLRRIGATGSISQAAKAMGMSYKHAWDAVDTMNNLSPQPLVQRRTGGRHGGGTALTDEGRRLIAVYEAAEREHRKFLARLREGIRDFDRFHTLIGALNMKVSARNNLRGVVASVKPGAVNAEVTLDVGGTPLVAIVTNESVQSLGLAPGVEAYALIKASFVILTTEDGGLKTSARNRLCGTVERVTDGAVNTEVVLALDGGARLTAIITMESTKDLGITEGGRACALIKAPHVILAIKD; encoded by the coding sequence ATGACAGACAGGCCCGACGACCGTATCGACACCGCCGCCTCGCTCTGGCTGGACCGCAACGATCAGGGATTCGTCGGTCGCGGACGCATCGAGCTGCTGCGCCGAATCGGTGCAACCGGGTCGATCTCGCAAGCCGCCAAGGCGATGGGCATGTCCTACAAACACGCCTGGGACGCCGTGGATACGATGAACAACCTGTCTCCGCAACCGCTGGTGCAGCGACGCACCGGCGGGCGCCATGGCGGGGGCACGGCGCTCACGGACGAGGGCCGACGTTTGATCGCCGTCTACGAGGCGGCCGAGCGGGAGCACAGAAAATTCCTCGCGCGACTGCGCGAAGGCATCCGCGATTTCGATCGCTTTCACACCTTGATCGGAGCTTTGAATATGAAGGTCAGTGCCAGAAACAACCTGCGCGGGGTCGTCGCGTCCGTCAAACCGGGCGCGGTCAACGCCGAGGTCACACTCGATGTCGGCGGCACGCCGCTGGTCGCCATCGTCACCAACGAGAGCGTCCAGTCGCTCGGACTCGCGCCGGGCGTCGAGGCCTATGCCTTGATCAAGGCGTCGTTCGTCATTCTGACGACCGAGGACGGCGGGCTCAAGACCTCGGCGCGGAATCGGCTTTGCGGGACGGTCGAGCGCGTGACCGACGGGGCCGTCAATACCGAGGTGGTACTGGCCCTCGACGGCGGCGCCCGCCTCACCGCCATCATCACCATGGAGAGCACCAAGGATCTCGGAATCACCGAGGGGGGGCGTGCCTGTGCACTGATCAAGGCGCCTCACGTCATCCTGGCGATCAAAGACTAA
- a CDS encoding IS701 family transposase, translating into MFPLPASIVSVLQPFACLFTAPTLAHLHVLLTGTLLAQGPRTVTAALRAMGLSAERRFERYHRVLNRARWSSRQGARILLGLLLGMLPAQVPIVVAVDETLERRKGARIRAKGMYRDAVRSSRGKVVTCLGLEWICMALLVPVPWSTRPWALPFLTRLAPSKRADEAAARHHRTVVELTIGMVWLVSRWLQQRRWILLGDGSYSCIQLGWEVLAAQATLITRLRLDARLFAFPEPVPAGRRGPKPKKGGVLAKLATREEAAHTRGEEVAIQWYGQPKTLRLLSEVCLWHTAGWPPLPIRWVLVVDPEGRLPTQAFFTTDLNMAPARVVELFVQRWSLEVTFEEVRRHLGVETQRQWNDLAIARTTPMLMALFSLVCLMVYRWRERWDALPRSTAWYLKSHATFSDCLALVRRTIWAEENYAYSRSEGEMVLISSKRLDRLLEQLAATA; encoded by the coding sequence ATGTTCCCTCTGCCAGCCTCGATTGTATCTGTTCTGCAGCCCTTTGCCTGCCTGTTCACCGCGCCGACCCTGGCGCATCTGCACGTCTTGCTCACGGGAACGCTGCTGGCGCAAGGACCACGCACGGTGACGGCGGCACTGCGGGCGATGGGGCTGAGCGCGGAGCGGCGCTTCGAGCGTTACCACCGGGTGCTGAATCGGGCGCGTTGGTCGTCGCGCCAAGGGGCGCGGATTCTGCTGGGGTTGTTGCTCGGGATGTTGCCGGCGCAGGTGCCGATCGTGGTGGCGGTCGACGAGACGCTGGAACGGCGCAAGGGCGCGCGCATTCGAGCGAAGGGGATGTATCGCGATGCGGTGCGCTCCTCGCGCGGCAAGGTGGTGACCTGTTTGGGGCTGGAGTGGATCTGCATGGCGTTGTTGGTGCCCGTGCCGTGGAGCACGCGGCCTTGGGCGCTGCCCTTTCTCACCCGCTTGGCGCCGTCGAAACGGGCCGACGAGGCGGCCGCGCGGCACCATCGCACGGTCGTGGAGCTCACCATCGGGATGGTCTGGCTGGTCTCGCGCTGGCTGCAGCAACGCCGCTGGATCCTGCTCGGCGACGGCAGCTACTCCTGCATCCAGCTGGGGTGGGAAGTGCTGGCTGCGCAAGCGACCCTGATCACGCGCCTGCGCCTGGATGCACGCCTGTTCGCCTTTCCCGAGCCGGTGCCCGCCGGGCGGCGCGGCCCCAAGCCGAAGAAAGGCGGCGTACTGGCCAAGCTCGCCACACGCGAGGAAGCGGCGCACACCCGAGGCGAGGAGGTCGCGATTCAATGGTACGGACAGCCCAAAACGCTGCGCCTGCTCAGCGAGGTGTGTCTGTGGCACACCGCGGGATGGCCGCCGTTGCCGATTCGCTGGGTGCTCGTGGTCGATCCCGAGGGCCGGCTGCCGACGCAAGCCTTCTTCACCACCGACCTGAACATGGCGCCGGCCCGCGTCGTGGAGCTGTTCGTCCAGCGCTGGTCGCTCGAGGTCACCTTCGAGGAAGTCCGTCGCCACCTCGGCGTCGAGACCCAGCGCCAGTGGAACGACCTGGCGATCGCACGCACCACGCCGATGCTGATGGCGCTGTTCTCGCTCGTCTGTCTCATGGTCTACCGGTGGCGCGAGCGCTGGGACGCCCTGCCGCGCTCCACGGCCTGGTATCTGAAGTCCCACGCCACCTTCTCCGATTGCCTGGCCCTGGTGCGGCGCACCATCTGGGCCGAGGAGAATTACGCCTACTCACGGTCCGAGGGGGAGATGGTCCTAATTTCGTCCAAGCGACTCGATCGCCTGCTGGAACAGCTCGCGGCGACCGCCTAG
- the modA gene encoding molybdate ABC transporter substrate-binding protein, giving the protein MKTTRSMLAILMLAGACAPALADDIQVAVAANFTAPMKEIAAAFEKETGHVVKAAYGSTGKFYAQIKNGAPFEAFLAADDSTPTKLVDEGDAVAGTQFTYAVGSLVLWSSKPDFVDSDGAVLKSDDFNKVAVANPKTAPYGAAAIEVLTGLGLLEQLRPKFVTGENIAQTFQFVSSGNADLGFVALSQVMENGNITSGSAWMIPGTLHEPIRQDAVVLSPGQDKPAVAALMEYLQGEEAHAIIRSFGYEI; this is encoded by the coding sequence ATGAAGACCACAAGATCCATGCTCGCCATCTTGATGCTGGCGGGAGCCTGCGCTCCCGCGCTCGCCGACGACATCCAGGTCGCGGTGGCCGCGAACTTCACCGCACCGATGAAAGAGATCGCGGCTGCCTTCGAGAAGGAGACCGGCCATGTCGTGAAGGCCGCCTATGGCTCGACAGGCAAGTTCTACGCGCAGATCAAGAACGGTGCACCCTTCGAGGCATTCCTGGCCGCCGACGACTCGACGCCGACCAAGCTGGTCGACGAGGGGGACGCGGTCGCCGGGACCCAATTCACCTATGCCGTCGGCTCGCTGGTGCTTTGGTCGTCGAAGCCCGACTTCGTCGACAGCGACGGCGCCGTGTTGAAATCGGACGATTTCAACAAGGTGGCCGTCGCGAACCCCAAGACCGCGCCCTACGGCGCCGCGGCCATTGAGGTGCTGACCGGACTCGGGTTGCTCGAGCAGCTCCGGCCGAAGTTCGTGACCGGCGAAAACATCGCCCAAACCTTCCAGTTTGTCAGCAGCGGCAACGCGGATTTGGGGTTCGTCGCTCTGTCGCAGGTCATGGAGAATGGCAACATCACCAGCGGCTCCGCCTGGATGATTCCGGGCACGCTGCACGAGCCGATCCGCCAGGACGCGGTCGTCCTCTCTCCGGGACAAGACAAGCCCGCGGTTGCGGCCCTGATGGAGTACCTCCAGGGTGAAGAGGCGCACGCCATCATCAGGTCCTTCGGCTACGAGATCTGA
- a CDS encoding IS1380-like element ISTro1 family transposase yields the protein MPESTPEQLRFPPVAGFTVRGDFDGGAMSSDFGPMILRGVDRQIGLTERLSAAIDDWRHPSYTTHPMRELIAQRVYQIACAYEDGNDANALRRDALFKLGLERKPLDATTDLASGPTFSRLENGVGARDLYRMAQAFVEAFIASYPKAPQVIVLDMDHSEDATHGQQEFAFYNHHYGNHCYLPLFLFEGLSGKFITAVLRPGKRPTGAENAMILKRVLKRLRAAWPRTRIILRGDGHFSNPELMALAMADPLTDFIFGLAGNRALTPRAEPFLADARKLHALRIENARRADADVPERTRTYHEVDYRAGSWPGACRTILKAEVTARGDNLRFVVTSLDLPSPECVYRDLYCARGQDENFIKMIKNDLASDRTSDSTFLANQMRLFFSCAAYVLHQTLRTEVLVGTELANAQPATVIIKLFKLAVRVVQYKDRVRLHLPSSCPVKTLLQQVTERLFNAQPRAAPA from the coding sequence ATGCCCGAGTCTACCCCGGAACAGCTGCGTTTTCCCCCGGTCGCCGGTTTCACGGTCCGCGGCGACTTCGACGGCGGCGCCATGTCGTCTGACTTTGGCCCCATGATTCTGCGCGGGGTTGATCGGCAGATCGGCCTGACCGAGCGGTTGAGCGCAGCGATCGATGATTGGCGCCATCCGTCCTACACCACCCATCCGATGCGTGAGCTGATCGCGCAACGGGTCTACCAGATCGCCTGTGCTTACGAAGACGGCAACGACGCCAATGCGCTGCGCCGTGATGCGCTGTTCAAGCTGGGGCTGGAGCGCAAGCCGCTGGATGCGACGACGGACCTGGCCAGCGGGCCGACCTTCTCGCGTTTGGAGAATGGGGTCGGCGCGCGCGACCTCTACCGCATGGCGCAGGCCTTCGTCGAGGCCTTCATCGCCAGCTACCCGAAGGCGCCGCAGGTGATCGTGCTCGATATGGACCACTCCGAAGACGCCACCCATGGCCAGCAGGAGTTCGCGTTCTACAATCATCACTACGGCAACCATTGCTACTTGCCGCTGTTTCTCTTCGAGGGCCTCTCGGGGAAGTTCATCACCGCGGTGCTGCGTCCCGGCAAGCGCCCCACCGGCGCCGAGAACGCGATGATCCTCAAGCGCGTGCTCAAGCGGCTGCGGGCCGCGTGGCCACGCACACGCATCATCCTGCGCGGCGACGGACACTTCTCCAACCCCGAGTTGATGGCCTTGGCGATGGCCGATCCGTTGACGGATTTCATCTTCGGCCTGGCGGGTAACCGGGCTCTCACGCCACGGGCCGAGCCGTTCTTGGCCGACGCCCGCAAGCTCCATGCGCTGCGCATCGAGAACGCCCGGCGCGCCGACGCCGACGTACCCGAGCGGACCCGCACCTACCACGAGGTTGACTACCGTGCCGGTTCCTGGCCCGGCGCGTGTCGGACCATCCTCAAAGCCGAGGTGACGGCGCGCGGCGACAACCTCCGCTTCGTCGTCACCTCCTTGGACTTGCCCAGTCCCGAGTGCGTCTACCGCGATCTGTACTGCGCGCGCGGCCAGGACGAGAACTTCATCAAAATGATCAAGAACGATCTGGCCAGCGATCGCACTTCCGACAGCACCTTCTTGGCCAATCAGATGCGCTTGTTCTTCTCCTGCGCCGCTTACGTCTTGCACCAAACGCTGCGCACCGAGGTCCTCGTCGGCACGGAACTGGCCAACGCCCAGCCTGCCACCGTGATCATCAAACTGTTCAAGCTCGCCGTGCGCGTGGTGCAGTACAAAGACCGCGTGCGCCTGCACCTGCCCTCGAGCTGTCCGGTCAAGACGCTGTTGCAGCAGGTCACCGAGAGGCTCTTCAACGCGCAGCCCCGGGCGGCGCCCGCCTAG
- a CDS encoding DUF5681 domain-containing protein, whose protein sequence is MAKFQKGESGNPRGRPPGVVSQMKLRASIEKDLPEILAAMVTAAKGGDTTAARLLLDRVLPALKPADQPVTLPLAGTDLGGDGREIIAAVGASIVTPEQGGRLLAGLGSLSRVIETDELLKRVVALEAASHGKPTE, encoded by the coding sequence ATGGCGAAATTTCAGAAAGGCGAGAGCGGAAATCCCCGGGGGCGACCGCCCGGCGTCGTCAGTCAGATGAAGCTGCGGGCGAGCATCGAGAAGGACCTCCCCGAGATCCTGGCTGCGATGGTGACGGCGGCGAAGGGCGGGGACACCACGGCGGCGCGGCTGCTGCTCGACCGCGTGCTGCCGGCGCTCAAGCCAGCAGACCAGCCTGTGACCTTGCCACTGGCCGGTACGGATCTTGGCGGCGATGGCAGGGAGATCATTGCCGCGGTTGGTGCGTCGATCGTGACACCGGAGCAGGGCGGCCGATTGCTGGCCGGTCTGGGGTCGCTCTCGCGTGTCATCGAGACCGACGAACTACTGAAGCGCGTCGTGGCGCTGGAGGCGGCATCCCATGGCAAGCCCACTGAGTAG
- a CDS encoding restriction endonuclease subunit S domain-containing protein yields MLEQEQICLALDRETARIDALIAKKTRFIELLKEKRQALITHAVTKGLDPDLKKRDSGVEWIGEVPEHWERYRMAILFDEAIRVGVADLPILSISIHDGITDEELNPEDRERQIYHIEDRTKYKRVLPGDIAYNMMRAWQGAFGAVRVEGLVSPAYVVAQPKRVFRTEYVEHLLRTPMAVEEMRRFSRGIADFRMRLYWEYFRDVCVCLPSVDEQDAILDYIQRETIRIDALSIKTQHSIDLLKERRAALITAAVTGQIDLREDAA; encoded by the coding sequence TTGCTCGAACAAGAACAAATTTGTCTCGCCCTCGACCGCGAAACCGCCCGCATCGACGCCCTCATCGCCAAGAAGACCCGCTTCATTGAGCTGCTGAAGGAGAAGCGCCAGGCGCTCATCACCCACGCCGTCACCAAGGGGCTGGACCCGGACTTGAAGAAGAGGGATTCCGGGGTGGAGTGGATTGGGGAGGTGCCAGAGCATTGGGAGCGGTACCGAATGGCTATTCTCTTTGACGAAGCGATTAGAGTCGGCGTCGCTGATCTCCCGATCCTGTCCATTTCAATCCACGACGGCATCACCGATGAAGAACTGAATCCAGAGGATCGGGAAAGACAAATCTACCACATCGAGGACCGCACGAAGTATAAACGGGTTTTGCCAGGGGACATAGCCTACAACATGATGCGTGCATGGCAAGGCGCATTCGGGGCTGTGCGAGTCGAGGGACTTGTCAGTCCAGCATACGTCGTCGCACAGCCCAAACGGGTTTTTCGCACGGAGTACGTTGAGCACTTGCTGCGCACACCGATGGCCGTTGAGGAGATGCGGCGCTTTTCTCGCGGAATTGCCGATTTCCGAATGCGGCTTTATTGGGAGTACTTCCGAGACGTATGTGTGTGTTTGCCATCCGTGGACGAGCAAGACGCCATCCTTGATTACATCCAACGAGAAACCATTCGAATCGATGCGCTATCAATTAAGACTCAACACAGCATCGACCTCCTCAAAGAACGCCGCGCCGCCCTCATCACGGCCGCCGTCACTGGACAGATTGACCTGCGGGAGGATGCCGCATGA
- a CDS encoding (2Fe-2S)-binding protein, whose protein sequence is MQISVNGKLYTVDAEQDTPLLWVLRDHLGLTGTKYGCGIGACGSCTILLNGEAVRSCLTAFGRAEGEEITTIESISNDNKHPVQQIWEELQVPQCGYCQSGQIMSAIALLRETDEPSDEDIDQAMSGVLCRCGTYPRIRQAIKVVASRLASRGEGK, encoded by the coding sequence ATGCAAATTTCGGTCAATGGAAAGCTTTACACGGTCGACGCGGAACAGGACACGCCGCTTCTTTGGGTACTTCGAGATCATCTGGGATTGACGGGTACGAAATACGGCTGTGGTATAGGCGCTTGTGGCTCGTGCACGATTCTCCTTAACGGGGAGGCGGTACGGTCGTGCTTGACAGCATTCGGGCGGGCGGAAGGCGAGGAAATAACTACCATTGAAAGTATCTCGAACGACAACAAGCATCCTGTGCAGCAGATATGGGAAGAGCTTCAAGTTCCCCAATGCGGTTACTGTCAGTCCGGGCAGATCATGAGCGCGATTGCACTGCTCCGCGAAACTGACGAACCTTCGGATGAGGATATTGATCAGGCGATGTCAGGGGTCCTATGCCGCTGTGGAACATATCCCAGAATCCGTCAGGCCATCAAAGTCGTAGCAAGTAGACTCGCTTCGCGGGGAGAGGGCAAATGA